In one window of Duganella dendranthematis DNA:
- a CDS encoding VOC family protein — protein sequence MVAKNTICLWYDQDAEEAANFYARTFPDSVVGAVHRAPSDFPGGSAGQVLTVEFTVCGTPCIGLNGGPVFQHSEAFSFQIATDDQAETDRYWNAIVGNGGAESACGWCKDKWGLSWQITPRVLTDAMMQGGAVAQRAFQSMMTMKKIDVAQIEAAVRG from the coding sequence ATGGTAGCGAAAAATACGATCTGCCTGTGGTACGACCAGGACGCGGAAGAAGCCGCAAACTTCTATGCGCGTACCTTTCCCGATAGTGTAGTGGGCGCCGTGCACCGCGCGCCATCCGATTTCCCCGGCGGCAGTGCAGGGCAGGTGCTGACGGTTGAATTCACCGTCTGCGGCACGCCGTGCATCGGCCTCAATGGCGGGCCTGTCTTCCAGCACAGCGAAGCCTTCTCATTCCAGATTGCCACCGACGACCAGGCCGAGACCGACCGGTACTGGAACGCGATCGTCGGCAACGGCGGCGCCGAAAGCGCGTGCGGCTGGTGCAAGGACAAGTGGGGCCTGTCGTGGCAGATCACGCCACGCGTGCTGACCGACGCCATGATGCAAGGCGGCGCGGTGGCGCAACGCGCCTTCCAGTCCATGATGACGATGAAGAAAATCGACGTTGCCCAGATCGAAGCCGCCGTGCGCGGTTAG
- a CDS encoding glycoside hydrolase family 3 C-terminal domain-containing protein — protein sequence MGADEIKFTPPEVNAKLIAAAVEAAKSADTIVMVLGDNEQTSREAWADNHLGDRESLDLLGQQNDLARAIFALGKPTVVFLLNGRPLSINLLAEKADAIIEGWYMGQETGYAAADLLFGRANPGGKLPVSIARSVGQLPIFYNHKPSARRGYIDGSTKPLYPFGFGLSYTTFAISEPRLTKANIGVSDSTKVEVDVTNTGKRAGDEVVQIYIRDDVSSVTRPVLELKAFKRVTLQPGEKRTLSFDIKPSDLWFYNTEMQRVVEPGSFTIHAGPDSANLKSVKLMVG from the coding sequence GTGGGGGCGGACGAGATCAAGTTCACGCCGCCGGAAGTGAATGCGAAGTTGATCGCCGCCGCAGTGGAAGCCGCCAAATCGGCCGACACCATCGTCATGGTCCTGGGCGACAACGAGCAGACAAGCCGCGAGGCATGGGCCGACAATCACCTGGGTGACCGCGAAAGCCTGGACCTGCTGGGCCAGCAGAACGATCTGGCGCGCGCCATTTTCGCGCTGGGCAAACCGACCGTGGTGTTCCTGCTGAACGGCCGTCCGCTGTCGATCAACCTGCTGGCGGAAAAGGCCGACGCTATCATCGAAGGCTGGTACATGGGCCAGGAGACCGGCTATGCTGCGGCCGACCTGCTGTTCGGCCGTGCCAACCCCGGTGGCAAGCTGCCGGTGTCGATTGCGCGTAGCGTCGGCCAGCTGCCGATCTTCTATAACCACAAGCCGTCGGCGCGCCGTGGCTACATCGATGGTTCGACCAAGCCGCTGTATCCGTTCGGCTTTGGCCTGAGCTACACCACGTTTGCGATTTCCGAGCCGCGCCTGACCAAGGCGAATATCGGCGTCAGCGACTCGACCAAGGTGGAAGTCGACGTCACCAACACCGGCAAGCGTGCCGGCGACGAAGTGGTGCAGATCTACATCCGCGACGACGTCAGCTCGGTCACGCGGCCGGTGCTGGAACTGAAGGCGTTCAAGCGCGTGACGCTGCAACCGGGCGAAAAGCGCACGCTGAGTTTCGACATTAAGCCGTCCGACCTGTGGTTCTACAACACCGAGATGCAGCGCGTGGTGGAGCCGGGCAGCTTCACCATCCACGCCGGTCCGGACAGCGCCAACCTGAAATCGGTCAAGCTGATGGTGGGTTGA
- a CDS encoding glycoside hydrolase family 3 protein: protein MSNNRRQFLTSVTGMAGLSVLPQMALAAASSPYKDAALPVEKRVDDLLGRMTLEEKIAQMQCTWQAKTEIQDAKGEFSAAKAQKAWPHGLGMIGRPSDRQLGQAAGAGDTGATANRNALETATYTNAVQKWAVEQTRLGIPLFMHEEALHGYVARDATSFPQAIGIASSFDTDLTTKIFSVAAREMRARGANLALAPVVDVAREPRWGRIEETYGEDPYVCGEIGKAAIIGFAGTDPKLAKDKVLVTLKHMTGHGQPESGTNIGPAEVSERTLREEFFPPFEKAIKETNVGCVMPSYNEIGGVPSHANNWLLHKVLRDEWGFKGITVSDYFGINELITRHKLAATPKEAALRAIKAGVDVETPDGLAYKTLGELVKEKRVSEAEIDVVVRRILTLKFQAGLFEQPYVDAKAADGLTAAPDAVALARLAATRTPVLLKNDKGVLPLDGKKVGKLLLIGTHAKDTPIGGYSDHPRHIVSIYDGLQAEAKAQGFSLAYSEGVRITESRVWGRTRSSSRRRK from the coding sequence ATGAGCAACAACCGTAGGCAGTTCCTGACTTCCGTCACCGGCATGGCCGGCCTTTCCGTGCTGCCGCAGATGGCGCTGGCCGCCGCGTCGTCGCCGTACAAGGACGCGGCGCTGCCGGTCGAGAAGCGGGTCGATGACCTGCTGGGCCGCATGACGCTGGAAGAGAAGATCGCGCAGATGCAGTGCACCTGGCAAGCCAAGACCGAGATCCAGGACGCCAAGGGCGAGTTCTCGGCGGCGAAGGCGCAGAAGGCGTGGCCGCATGGCCTGGGCATGATCGGCCGCCCGTCGGACCGCCAGCTGGGCCAGGCCGCCGGTGCAGGCGACACCGGCGCCACCGCCAACCGCAATGCGCTGGAAACGGCGACCTACACCAATGCGGTGCAGAAGTGGGCGGTCGAGCAGACCCGCCTCGGCATCCCGTTGTTCATGCATGAAGAGGCGCTGCACGGTTACGTGGCGCGCGATGCGACCTCGTTCCCGCAGGCGATCGGCATTGCGTCGTCATTCGATACCGACCTGACCACGAAGATTTTCAGCGTGGCGGCGCGCGAGATGCGCGCACGCGGCGCCAACCTGGCGCTGGCCCCGGTGGTGGACGTGGCGCGCGAACCGCGCTGGGGACGCATCGAGGAAACCTATGGCGAAGATCCGTACGTGTGCGGCGAAATCGGCAAGGCGGCCATCATCGGCTTCGCCGGCACCGATCCCAAGCTGGCCAAAGACAAAGTACTGGTCACGCTGAAGCACATGACCGGCCACGGCCAGCCGGAGAGCGGCACCAATATCGGCCCGGCGGAAGTCAGCGAACGCACGCTGCGCGAGGAGTTCTTCCCGCCGTTCGAGAAGGCCATCAAGGAAACCAATGTCGGCTGCGTCATGCCGTCGTATAACGAAATCGGCGGCGTGCCGTCGCACGCTAACAACTGGCTGCTGCATAAGGTGCTGCGCGACGAGTGGGGCTTCAAGGGCATCACAGTGTCGGATTATTTCGGCATCAATGAACTGATTACGCGCCACAAGCTGGCGGCGACGCCGAAGGAAGCCGCGCTGCGCGCCATCAAGGCTGGCGTGGACGTGGAAACGCCGGATGGCCTGGCGTACAAAACGCTGGGCGAGCTGGTAAAGGAAAAGCGGGTATCGGAAGCGGAGATCGACGTTGTCGTGCGCCGCATCCTGACGCTGAAATTCCAGGCCGGCCTGTTCGAGCAGCCATACGTGGACGCCAAGGCGGCCGATGGCCTGACCGCCGCCCCGGATGCCGTTGCGCTGGCGCGCCTCGCTGCGACGCGCACGCCGGTGCTGCTGAAGAACGATAAAGGTGTGCTGCCGCTCGACGGCAAGAAGGTCGGCAAGCTGCTGCTGATCGGCACCCACGCCAAGGACACGCCGATTGGTGGCTATTCCGACCATCCGCGCCACATCGTATCGATTTACGATGGCCTGCAGGCGGAAGCCAAGGCACAGGGCTTCTCGCTGGCGTACTCCGAAGGCGTGCGCATTACCGAAAGCCGTGTGTGGGGGCGGACGAGATCAAGTTCACGCCGCCGGAAGTGA
- a CDS encoding sugar ABC transporter permease — translation MKSNLKQLFTQYKMLALLIAVALIWAFFSYHTEGGFLTPRNLSNLMRQMAITGIVACGMSLVIIAGEIDLSVGSLLGLLGGIAAVLDVTHHLPLPATLAAVLVVGLLIGLFNGYLTAYLGIPSFIVGLGGMLAYRGIVLGVTGGTTIAPVSDDMVYIGQAYLSPTLGIALGVLLFVVAVYLILQQRSSKAKHALEVAPVWRDAAKLAILGVVLAAFVITFNSYEGIPLPVLLLLALLGIFSYVTTQTVFGRRVYSVGSNMEATRLSGINVKSIKLWIFGIMGLMCALAGIVNTARLAAGSPSAGTSGELDAIAACFIGGTSMRGGSGTVHGALIGALVMASLDNGMSMLDVDTYWQMIVKGAILTLAVWVDVSTRAGKR, via the coding sequence ATGAAAAGTAATTTGAAACAGCTGTTCACGCAGTACAAGATGCTGGCCCTGCTCATCGCGGTCGCGCTGATCTGGGCCTTCTTCAGCTATCATACCGAGGGCGGCTTCCTCACGCCACGCAACCTGTCCAACCTGATGCGCCAGATGGCGATTACCGGCATCGTCGCCTGCGGCATGTCGCTGGTGATCATTGCCGGCGAGATCGACCTGTCGGTCGGTTCGCTGCTTGGCCTGTTGGGCGGCATCGCGGCGGTGCTGGATGTGACGCACCATCTGCCGCTGCCTGCCACGCTGGCCGCGGTGCTGGTGGTCGGCCTGCTGATTGGCCTGTTCAACGGCTACCTGACGGCATACCTGGGCATCCCATCCTTCATCGTCGGCCTGGGCGGCATGCTGGCGTATCGCGGCATCGTGCTGGGCGTGACCGGCGGCACCACCATCGCGCCGGTGTCCGACGACATGGTCTACATCGGTCAGGCCTACCTGTCGCCGACGCTGGGCATCGCACTGGGTGTGCTGCTGTTCGTGGTGGCCGTCTACCTGATCCTGCAACAGCGCAGCAGCAAGGCAAAGCATGCGCTGGAAGTGGCGCCGGTGTGGCGCGACGCCGCCAAGCTGGCGATTCTGGGCGTGGTGCTGGCGGCGTTCGTCATCACTTTCAATTCCTACGAAGGCATTCCGCTGCCGGTGCTGCTGCTTCTGGCGCTGCTGGGCATCTTCAGCTACGTGACCACCCAGACGGTGTTCGGCCGCCGCGTGTACTCGGTCGGCTCCAACATGGAGGCGACGCGCCTGTCGGGTATCAACGTCAAGTCGATCAAGCTCTGGATCTTCGGCATCATGGGCTTGATGTGTGCACTGGCCGGCATCGTCAACACGGCGCGCCTGGCGGCCGGTTCGCCGTCTGCCGGCACTTCGGGCGAGCTGGATGCGATCGCGGCCTGCTTCATCGGCGGCACCTCGATGCGCGGCGGCTCCGGCACCGTGCATGGCGCGCTGATTGGCGCGCTGGTGATGGCGTCGCTGGATAACGGCATGTCGATGCTGGACGTGGATACGTATTGGCAGATGATCGTCAAAGGCGCAATTTTGACGCTGGCGGTCTGGGTGGATGTGAGCACCCGTGCAGGTAAGCGGTAA
- the xylG gene encoding D-xylose ABC transporter ATP-binding protein, giving the protein MAEYLLEMRGIVKEFGGVRALNGIDIKLKAGECAGLCGENGAGKSTLMKVLSAVYPHGTWDGEIIWDGQPLRAQSIRETEAAGIVIIHQELMLVPELSVAENIFLGNEITLPGGRMDYAAMNRRAEELLKELNINDVNVVLPVKQYGGGHQQLIEIAKALNKNARLLILDEPSSSLTASEIKVLLTIIHSLKAKGVTCVYISHKLDEVADICDTIVTIRDGQHIATTPMSEMNIDRIIAQMVGREMTQLYPQREHTPGEVIFEARNVTCYDPDNPERKRVDNISFKLRKGEILGIAGLVGAGRTELVSAIFGAYPGQSEAEVWLNGQKLDTSTPVKAIRNGLAMVPEDRKHHGIVPDLGVGHNMTLAVLGDFARATRIDQEAELATIRKEIKSVKLKTSSPFLPITGLSGGNQQKAVLSKMLLTKPKILILDEPTRGVDVGAKFEIYQLMFDLAKQGVSIIMVSSELAEVLGTSDRVLVIGEGHLRGDFVNDNLSQETVLAAALDQAH; this is encoded by the coding sequence ATGGCCGAATATCTTCTGGAAATGCGCGGCATCGTCAAGGAGTTTGGTGGTGTGCGCGCGTTGAATGGCATCGACATCAAGCTCAAGGCCGGTGAATGCGCTGGCTTGTGCGGCGAGAACGGCGCCGGCAAGTCGACGTTAATGAAAGTGCTGTCCGCCGTTTACCCGCATGGCACCTGGGACGGCGAGATCATATGGGATGGCCAGCCTTTGCGGGCCCAGTCCATACGCGAGACCGAGGCGGCAGGCATTGTCATCATCCATCAGGAACTGATGCTGGTGCCGGAGCTGTCGGTGGCGGAGAACATCTTCCTCGGTAACGAGATCACGCTGCCGGGCGGCCGCATGGACTATGCGGCCATGAACCGCCGCGCCGAGGAGCTGCTCAAAGAACTGAACATCAATGACGTCAACGTGGTGCTGCCGGTGAAGCAGTACGGTGGCGGCCACCAGCAGCTGATCGAGATCGCCAAGGCGCTCAACAAGAATGCGCGCTTGCTGATTCTTGACGAGCCATCGTCGTCGCTGACGGCGTCGGAGATCAAGGTGCTGCTGACGATCATCCATTCGCTCAAGGCGAAGGGCGTCACCTGCGTGTACATCTCGCACAAGCTGGATGAAGTAGCGGATATCTGCGACACCATCGTCACCATCCGCGATGGCCAGCATATCGCCACCACGCCGATGTCGGAGATGAATATCGACCGCATCATCGCCCAAATGGTGGGCCGCGAGATGACGCAGCTATATCCGCAGCGCGAACATACACCGGGTGAGGTCATTTTTGAGGCCCGCAACGTCACCTGCTACGACCCGGATAACCCGGAACGCAAGCGCGTCGACAACATCTCCTTCAAGCTGCGCAAGGGCGAGATTCTCGGCATCGCCGGCCTGGTAGGCGCCGGCCGCACGGAACTGGTGTCGGCCATCTTCGGTGCCTATCCGGGACAGAGCGAAGCGGAAGTCTGGCTGAATGGCCAGAAGCTGGACACCAGCACGCCGGTCAAGGCGATCCGCAACGGCCTGGCCATGGTGCCGGAAGACCGCAAGCATCACGGCATCGTGCCGGACCTCGGCGTCGGTCACAACATGACGCTGGCGGTGCTGGGTGACTTCGCGCGCGCCACCCGCATCGATCAGGAAGCCGAGCTGGCGACCATCCGCAAGGAGATCAAGAGCGTCAAGCTGAAGACTTCCAGCCCGTTCCTGCCGATTACCGGTCTGTCGGGCGGCAACCAGCAGAAGGCCGTGCTGTCCAAAATGCTGCTCACCAAGCCGAAGATCCTGATCCTCGACGAACCGACGCGTGGCGTCGACGTCGGCGCCAAGTTCGAGATTTACCAGCTGATGTTCGACCTGGCCAAGCAGGGCGTGTCGATCATCATGGTGTCGTCGGAACTGGCCGAGGTGCTGGGCACATCCGACCGCGTGCTGGTGATCGGCGAAGGCCATTTACGCGGCGATTTCGTCAACGATAATCTGAGCCAGGAAACCGTGCTGGCAGCGGCGCTGGACCAAGCGCATTGA
- the xylF gene encoding D-xylose ABC transporter substrate-binding protein encodes MKKIVLSAVIGAMMALSGGAAMADAKNPKIGFSIDDLRLERWARDRDYFTAEAEKLGAKVYVQSADASEQRQIAQIENLISRGVDVLVIVPYNATVLNNAVREAKKAKIKVVSYDRLILNADIDAYISFDNAKVGELQASTLVAIKPKGNYYLLGGAPTDNNAKILREGQLKVLQPLIDKGDIKVVGKQWTKDWSASEALAIVENALTANGNKIDAVVASNDATAGGAIQALAAQKLAGKVPVSGQDADLAAVKRVIAGTQAMTVYKPLKVIATEAARLSVKLVRNEAPAFNSSYNNGFKNVSTMLLAPVALTKANVNVLADDGFYTKAQLTAN; translated from the coding sequence ATGAAGAAGATTGTATTGAGCGCAGTTATCGGCGCGATGATGGCGCTGAGCGGCGGCGCGGCCATGGCCGACGCCAAGAACCCAAAGATCGGTTTTTCCATCGACGACCTGCGGCTGGAACGCTGGGCGCGTGACCGCGACTACTTCACCGCCGAAGCGGAGAAGCTGGGCGCCAAGGTCTACGTGCAGTCGGCCGACGCCAGCGAGCAGCGCCAGATCGCGCAGATCGAGAACCTGATCTCGCGCGGCGTGGACGTGCTGGTCATCGTTCCCTACAACGCCACGGTACTGAACAACGCCGTGCGCGAAGCGAAGAAGGCCAAGATCAAGGTGGTGTCGTACGACCGCCTGATCCTCAACGCCGATATCGACGCCTACATCTCCTTCGACAACGCGAAGGTCGGCGAACTGCAAGCCAGCACGCTGGTGGCGATCAAGCCAAAAGGCAATTACTACCTGCTGGGCGGCGCGCCGACCGACAACAACGCCAAGATCCTGCGCGAAGGCCAGTTGAAAGTGCTGCAACCGCTGATCGACAAGGGCGACATCAAGGTGGTCGGCAAGCAGTGGACCAAGGACTGGAGCGCCTCCGAAGCGCTGGCCATCGTGGAAAACGCGCTGACCGCCAACGGCAACAAGATCGATGCAGTGGTCGCGTCCAACGACGCCACCGCCGGCGGCGCGATCCAGGCGCTGGCTGCGCAAAAGCTGGCCGGCAAGGTGCCGGTGTCCGGTCAGGATGCCGATCTGGCGGCCGTCAAGCGCGTCATCGCCGGTACCCAGGCCATGACCGTCTACAAACCCCTGAAGGTGATCGCCACTGAAGCGGCGCGCCTGTCGGTGAAGCTGGTGCGCAACGAGGCGCCGGCCTTCAACTCGTCCTACAACAACGGCTTCAAAAACGTCAGCACGATGCTGCTGGCGCCAGTGGCGCTGACCAAGGCCAATGTCAATGTGCTGGCCGACGACGGCTTCTACACCAAGGCCCAGCTGACCGCAAACTAA
- a CDS encoding IlvD/Edd family dehydratase, whose product MSTQSRRYRSQDWFDNPDHIDMTALYLERFMNYGITPEELRSGRPIIGIAQSGSDISPCNRIHLELAKRVRDGIRDAGGIAMEFPLHPIFENCRRPTAAIDRNLAYMGLVEILHGYPIDAVVLTTGCDKTTPSQLMAAATVDIPAIVLSGGPMLDGWLDGELVGSGSAIWKGRKQLAAGKIDNEKFLEIAAASAPSAGHCNTMGTASTMNAIAEALGMSLTGCSAIPAPYRERGQMAYETGKRIVEMAKQDIRPSQVLNRDAFLDAIVVNAAIGGSTNAQQHIVAMARHAGVELKSSDWMEYGHKVPLLLNMQPSGKFLGERFHRAGGVPAVMWELEQQGKLRSNRFTVTGKTMAENLVGRETNDREVIYPFNAPLKEDAGFFVLKGNLFDFAIMKTSVISPEFRQRYLSAPGKENIFESRAIVFDGSGDYHDRINDPALNIDENCILVIRGAGPIGWPGSAEVVNMQPPDALIKRGINWLPTLGDGRQSGTSDSPSILNASPESAVGGGLAYIRTGDTVRVDLNEGSCNMLISDEELARRKAEGIPPVPASQTPWQQLYRATVGQMETGACMELALEYRGVGQTLARHNH is encoded by the coding sequence ATGAGCACCCAATCGCGTCGCTACCGCTCGCAGGACTGGTTCGATAATCCGGACCACATCGATATGACCGCGCTGTATCTTGAGCGCTTTATGAACTACGGGATCACGCCGGAGGAACTGCGTTCCGGCCGCCCGATCATCGGCATCGCACAATCGGGCAGCGACATCAGCCCGTGCAACCGCATTCACCTGGAACTGGCCAAGCGCGTGCGCGACGGCATCCGCGATGCGGGCGGCATTGCGATGGAATTCCCGCTGCATCCGATCTTTGAAAACTGCCGCCGCCCGACCGCCGCGATTGACCGCAACCTGGCGTATATGGGCCTGGTCGAGATCCTGCACGGCTATCCGATCGACGCCGTGGTGCTGACCACCGGCTGCGACAAGACCACGCCGTCGCAGCTGATGGCTGCCGCCACGGTCGACATTCCAGCTATCGTGCTGTCCGGCGGTCCAATGCTGGACGGCTGGCTGGATGGTGAACTGGTGGGCTCCGGCTCGGCGATCTGGAAAGGCCGCAAGCAGCTGGCCGCCGGTAAAATCGACAACGAGAAGTTCCTGGAAATCGCCGCCGCCTCAGCGCCGTCGGCAGGTCACTGCAACACCATGGGCACCGCATCGACCATGAACGCGATTGCGGAAGCACTGGGCATGTCGCTGACCGGCTGCTCGGCGATTCCCGCGCCTTACCGCGAACGTGGCCAGATGGCCTACGAAACCGGTAAGCGCATTGTGGAGATGGCCAAGCAGGACATCCGTCCATCGCAGGTCTTGAACCGTGACGCTTTCCTGGATGCGATCGTGGTCAACGCCGCCATCGGCGGTTCCACCAACGCCCAGCAGCACATCGTCGCCATGGCGCGCCACGCGGGCGTGGAGCTGAAGTCCAGCGACTGGATGGAATACGGCCACAAGGTGCCGCTGCTGCTGAACATGCAGCCATCCGGCAAATTCCTCGGCGAGCGTTTCCACCGCGCCGGCGGTGTGCCGGCCGTGATGTGGGAACTGGAACAGCAGGGCAAGCTGCGCTCCAACCGCTTCACCGTCACCGGCAAGACCATGGCGGAAAACCTGGTCGGCCGCGAGACCAACGACCGCGAAGTGATCTACCCGTTTAATGCGCCGCTGAAGGAAGATGCCGGCTTCTTTGTCCTGAAGGGCAATCTATTCGATTTCGCCATCATGAAGACCAGCGTGATTTCGCCGGAATTCCGCCAGCGCTACCTGAGCGCGCCGGGCAAGGAAAACATCTTCGAATCGCGCGCCATCGTGTTTGACGGTTCGGGCGATTACCACGACCGCATCAACGATCCGGCGCTGAATATCGACGAGAACTGCATCTTGGTGATTCGCGGCGCCGGACCGATTGGCTGGCCTGGTTCGGCGGAAGTCGTCAACATGCAACCGCCGGATGCGCTGATCAAGCGCGGCATCAACTGGCTGCCGACGCTGGGCGATGGCCGTCAGTCCGGTACCTCGGATAGCCCGTCGATCCTGAACGCGTCGCCGGAAAGCGCGGTAGGCGGCGGCCTGGCCTACATCCGCACCGGCGACACCGTGCGCGTGGACCTGAACGAAGGCAGCTGCAATATGCTGATCAGCGACGAGGAACTGGCCAGGCGCAAGGCCGAAGGCATTCCGCCGGTACCGGCCAGCCAGACGCCGTGGCAGCAGCTGTACCGCGCCACCGTCGGCCAGATGGAAACCGGCGCCTGCATGGAGCTGGCGCTCGAATACCGGGGAGTGGGACAAACGCTGGCGCGGCACAACCATTAA
- a CDS encoding SMP-30/gluconolactonase/LRE family protein, producing MNLYQPECIWPLGATLAEGPVWHAEDKALYFVDIKQRAIHRCAEDGGRRQSWTVPDEVGFALPMHGGDFVCGLPGRIERFSFETGELTPLQPLEAHLPGNRLNDGYVDRHGALWFGSMDNAEEAPSGALYRHAAGEAVQHKDGGYVITNGPCVSPDGRTFYHTDTLEKTIYAFDLDEQGNLSNKRVFVRIEGSGYPDGTAVDADGALWVGLFGGARIERYAASGELLDTINMPCSNITKVTFGGEDLRTVFVTTARKGLSAEELSREPLAGGIFSFRVASPGQLQHLYIPE from the coding sequence ATGAATCTCTATCAGCCTGAGTGCATCTGGCCTCTGGGCGCGACGCTGGCTGAAGGCCCGGTATGGCACGCGGAAGACAAGGCACTGTACTTCGTCGACATCAAGCAGCGCGCGATTCACCGCTGCGCCGAAGATGGCGGCCGTCGCCAGAGCTGGACGGTGCCGGATGAAGTGGGCTTTGCATTGCCCATGCACGGCGGCGATTTCGTCTGCGGCCTGCCGGGCCGCATCGAGCGCTTCTCGTTCGAGACCGGCGAACTGACGCCGCTGCAGCCGCTGGAAGCACACCTGCCGGGCAATCGCCTCAACGATGGCTATGTGGACCGCCACGGCGCGCTGTGGTTTGGCTCCATGGACAACGCCGAGGAGGCGCCCAGCGGTGCGCTGTATCGCCACGCCGCCGGCGAAGCCGTGCAGCACAAGGATGGCGGCTACGTCATCACCAACGGTCCGTGCGTCAGCCCGGACGGCCGTACCTTCTACCATACGGACACGCTGGAAAAAACCATTTACGCGTTTGACCTGGACGAGCAGGGCAACCTGTCCAACAAGCGCGTGTTCGTGCGCATTGAAGGCAGCGGCTACCCGGACGGCACGGCGGTCGACGCCGACGGCGCCTTGTGGGTCGGCCTGTTTGGCGGCGCACGCATCGAGCGCTATGCGGCATCCGGCGAACTGCTGGACACCATCAACATGCCGTGTTCGAATATCACCAAGGTCACCTTCGGCGGTGAAGATTTGCGCACCGTATTCGTGACCACCGCCCGCAAGGGCCTGTCAGCCGAAGAATTGAGCCGGGAGCCACTGGCGGGAGGCATCTTCAGCTTCCGCGTGGCCTCGCCGGGACAACTGCAACACTTGTACATTCCAGAATAG
- a CDS encoding SDR family NAD(P)-dependent oxidoreductase, whose amino-acid sequence MGQTLVYATYPDLAGKRVLITGGGTGIGAGIVDAFVKQGAQVFFIDIVVDASKALADSLKDAKFAPQFIHCDLTDLGALSNVIAQVEKDHGAIEILINNAANDNRHKVQDVTPKYWDDSLAVNLRHQFFCAQAVAPGMKAAGGGVILNFGSISWHLALSDLTLYMTAKAAIEGLTRGLARDLGKDGIRVNTIIPGSVLTERQKALWHSPEAGQAILDAQVLPQSVEPEDIAAMALFLSSNNARRCSGRDYFVDAGWYGA is encoded by the coding sequence ATGGGGCAAACTTTGGTCTACGCGACCTACCCGGACCTCGCCGGCAAGCGGGTTCTGATCACTGGCGGTGGCACAGGCATTGGCGCCGGTATCGTGGATGCCTTCGTTAAGCAAGGCGCGCAGGTGTTTTTCATTGACATCGTCGTCGATGCATCGAAAGCACTGGCGGATAGCCTGAAAGACGCGAAGTTTGCGCCGCAGTTCATCCACTGCGACCTGACCGATCTGGGAGCGCTGTCCAATGTCATCGCGCAGGTCGAAAAAGACCATGGCGCGATTGAAATCCTGATCAACAACGCGGCCAATGATAACCGTCATAAGGTGCAGGACGTCACCCCTAAATACTGGGACGACAGCCTGGCCGTCAACCTGCGCCACCAGTTCTTCTGCGCGCAGGCGGTGGCGCCGGGCATGAAGGCGGCCGGCGGCGGCGTGATCCTGAACTTCGGTTCCATCTCGTGGCACCTGGCGCTGTCGGATCTGACCTTGTACATGACCGCCAAGGCAGCCATCGAAGGCCTGACCCGTGGCCTGGCGCGTGATCTGGGCAAGGACGGCATTCGTGTCAACACCATCATTCCGGGCTCGGTGCTGACCGAGCGCCAAAAAGCACTGTGGCACTCGCCGGAAGCCGGCCAGGCGATCCTGGACGCACAGGTGCTGCCGCAAAGCGTGGAACCGGAAGACATCGCCGCCATGGCGCTGTTCCTGTCCTCGAACAATGCACGACGCTGCTCCGGCCGCGATTACTTCGTCGACGCCGGATGGTATGGAGCATGA